Proteins from a single region of Paenibacillus sp. BIHB 4019:
- a CDS encoding folylpolyglutamate synthase/dihydrofolate synthase family protein, producing MTNQLLGQPESGGLQSYQEAVDWINGLIPFGIRPGLERVLLLMERLGNPHRRLKFIHVAGTNGKGSTCAFLTSTLIKCGYDVGTFTSPYITKFTNRFQYNNADIEEQTLLELSNVLKPVVEEIAATEQGSPTMFEVSTALAILYFAKVTYPDYVVWETGLGGRMDVTNIVTPVLSIITNVGHDHMDRLGDTLEKVAAEKAGIIKPGVPVVSAVTQPEVIEVIRQKAMDSKSSLYLLGEQFSETALSVREDEQTFRFDGLFRPIHPLTITLNGAHQRTNAAVAVMALEVLRQYAALIVEDDALEEGLRLAAWPGRLEMVSHSPRILIDGAHNPEGAETLAAALKTTYRYDRLILMMGMLDNKNHREVMKHILPIVDTLIVTEPDFRNKKDAQALADLIRSVQGKEAFELVVEPDWKAALQQLQHLTGETDLGVVTGTLYLIADVRARLLYNSDSEKGW from the coding sequence ATGACGAATCAGCTCTTGGGCCAGCCGGAAAGCGGCGGGCTGCAGTCGTACCAGGAAGCAGTAGATTGGATAAATGGTCTTATTCCTTTCGGGATAAGGCCTGGTCTTGAACGAGTCCTGCTCTTAATGGAGCGGCTCGGTAATCCACATCGCAGACTGAAATTTATCCATGTGGCTGGAACGAACGGCAAAGGCTCTACCTGTGCTTTTTTGACAAGCACGCTTATTAAATGCGGTTATGATGTAGGTACGTTTACATCGCCATACATTACGAAGTTTACGAATCGTTTTCAATATAATAACGCTGATATCGAGGAGCAGACACTGCTTGAACTGTCGAATGTGCTAAAGCCTGTCGTTGAGGAAATTGCGGCAACCGAGCAGGGCTCTCCGACGATGTTCGAGGTGTCTACGGCGCTGGCCATCTTGTATTTCGCGAAGGTAACGTATCCCGATTATGTCGTATGGGAAACGGGGCTTGGCGGACGAATGGACGTTACAAATATTGTGACGCCTGTTCTCTCCATCATTACCAATGTCGGGCATGACCATATGGATCGCCTTGGCGATACGCTGGAGAAGGTAGCGGCGGAGAAGGCAGGCATTATTAAGCCTGGCGTTCCTGTCGTGAGTGCGGTTACGCAGCCAGAAGTGATCGAAGTTATTCGGCAAAAGGCGATGGACAGCAAAAGCTCGCTGTATTTGCTAGGCGAGCAGTTCAGCGAGACGGCGCTTTCGGTTCGCGAGGATGAGCAAACGTTCCGTTTCGATGGGCTTTTCCGCCCTATCCATCCGCTCACGATTACGCTAAACGGCGCCCATCAGCGCACGAATGCAGCGGTTGCAGTGATGGCGCTTGAGGTGCTTCGCCAATATGCGGCTCTTATCGTGGAGGATGATGCGCTGGAGGAGGGGCTGCGCCTTGCGGCATGGCCTGGACGTCTGGAAATGGTGTCGCATTCCCCGCGTATTCTCATTGATGGAGCGCATAATCCTGAAGGAGCGGAGACGCTTGCTGCTGCACTAAAAACAACCTATCGCTATGATCGTTTAATCCTAATGATGGGTATGCTGGATAATAAGAATCATCGTGAGGTTATGAAGCATATACTGCCAATAGTAGATACGCTAATTGTGACCGAGCCTGATTTTCGCAACAAAAAAGATGCGCAGGCGCTGGCTGATCTAATACGTTCTGTGCAGGGAAAAGAGGCTTTTGAGCTGGTTGTAGAGCCTGACTGGAAAGCGGCGCTTCAGCAGCTGCAGCATTTGACCGGGGAAACAGACCTTGGGGTTGTGACCGGAACGCTTTATTTAATAGCGGACGTTCGCGCCCGCTTATTGTACAACTCGGATTCTGAAAAAGGTTGGTGA
- a CDS encoding valine--tRNA ligase: MSENQTTPAMPTTYDPKAAELKWYDFWMDGKFFEAGKRPEAETYTIVIPPPNVTGILHIGHALDFTLQDILIRFKRMQGFDALWLPGTDHAGIATQTKVEQKLREQGQSRYDLGREAFLEQVWDWKEQYAGTIRGQWAKMGLSLDYSRERFTLDEGLSKAVREVFVQLYKKGLIYRGKKIINWDPAARTALSDIEVEHKELNGHLYHLQYPLKDGSGHITVATTRPETMLGDSAVAVHPEDERYQHLIGQMIVLPVIGREIPIIGDEYVDKEFGSGAVKITPAHDPNDFEVGLRHDLPQIIVMDESGKMNAEAGPYAGLDRFDCRKQLVKDLQEQGVCVQIEDHVHQVGHSERSGAVVEPYLSTQWFVEMKPLAEQAINAQKSGEGVNFVPDRFEKIYLQWIENVHDWCISRQLWWGHRIPAWYCDACGEMHVANEDVTSCSSCGSTELRQDEDVLDTWFSSGLWPFSTLGWPEQTEDLKRFYPTNVLVTGYDIIFFWVSRMIFTALEFTEQKPFKDVLIHGLVRDANGNKMSKSLGNGVDPLEVIEQYGADAMRYMLSTGSTPGQDLRFRFEKVEQSRNFANKIWNASRFALMNLEGFTASDINITGKLGTADRWILHRLNETVREVTRLMDNYEFGETGRQLYNFIWDDLCDWYIEFAKLNLYGSDEEAKQATKSVLAYVLDRTQRLIHPFMPYISEEIWQHLPHEGETITLAAWPEYDAALEAPEAVKEMELLMDIIRSVRNVRAEVNVPMSKKIELMIKPTSEAEAIILARNDEFVRRFCGTSKLEAGLALAAPDKAMSSIVTGAELYFPLAGLIDISQEIARLEKELATLNGEVTRIEKKLGNEGFVAKAPAKVIEEERSKMKDYADKRDKVQARIADLRG; the protein is encoded by the coding sequence ATGTCTGAAAATCAAACGACGCCGGCGATGCCGACGACCTACGACCCGAAAGCCGCTGAACTGAAGTGGTATGACTTCTGGATGGATGGAAAATTTTTCGAAGCGGGCAAGCGCCCGGAAGCCGAGACCTATACGATCGTTATTCCCCCGCCGAACGTAACGGGAATTTTGCACATCGGGCATGCGCTCGATTTCACTTTGCAGGATATTCTCATTCGCTTTAAACGGATGCAGGGCTTTGATGCTTTGTGGCTGCCGGGAACGGACCACGCAGGCATTGCCACACAGACGAAAGTGGAGCAGAAGCTTCGCGAGCAAGGACAATCCCGCTACGATCTGGGACGCGAGGCTTTTTTGGAGCAGGTCTGGGATTGGAAGGAGCAATATGCGGGAACAATTCGCGGCCAATGGGCAAAAATGGGGCTGTCTCTGGATTATTCGCGCGAACGCTTCACGCTTGACGAGGGGCTGTCGAAGGCTGTGCGCGAGGTGTTTGTACAGCTTTACAAGAAGGGCCTCATTTACCGCGGCAAAAAAATCATCAACTGGGATCCGGCTGCTAGAACGGCTTTGTCCGATATTGAGGTTGAGCATAAAGAGCTGAACGGCCATTTGTACCATTTGCAATATCCATTGAAGGACGGCTCAGGGCATATTACGGTTGCGACAACGCGTCCGGAAACGATGCTGGGCGATAGCGCGGTTGCTGTTCATCCTGAAGATGAGCGTTACCAGCACCTCATTGGTCAAATGATTGTATTGCCGGTCATTGGACGCGAGATTCCGATTATTGGCGACGAATACGTTGACAAGGAATTTGGCTCCGGCGCTGTAAAAATTACGCCTGCCCATGATCCGAATGACTTCGAGGTAGGCCTTCGCCATGATTTGCCGCAAATTATCGTTATGGACGAGTCCGGCAAGATGAATGCGGAAGCTGGCCCTTATGCGGGACTTGACCGTTTCGACTGCCGCAAGCAGCTCGTGAAGGATTTGCAGGAGCAGGGCGTGTGCGTTCAAATCGAGGATCACGTGCATCAGGTTGGCCACAGCGAGCGCAGCGGTGCGGTTGTTGAGCCGTATTTGTCCACGCAATGGTTCGTTGAAATGAAGCCGCTCGCGGAGCAGGCGATTAATGCGCAAAAATCCGGCGAAGGCGTAAACTTCGTTCCAGACCGTTTTGAGAAAATTTATTTGCAATGGATTGAAAATGTACATGACTGGTGTATTTCCCGCCAGCTGTGGTGGGGACACCGTATCCCTGCTTGGTATTGCGACGCCTGCGGCGAAATGCATGTTGCAAACGAAGATGTAACGAGCTGTTCTTCTTGTGGCAGCACGGAGCTGCGCCAGGACGAGGATGTTCTGGATACATGGTTCAGCTCGGGTCTATGGCCATTCTCGACGCTTGGCTGGCCAGAGCAGACCGAGGACTTAAAACGCTTCTATCCGACGAATGTTTTGGTGACGGGCTATGACATTATCTTTTTCTGGGTATCTCGCATGATATTTACTGCACTGGAGTTCACAGAGCAAAAGCCGTTTAAGGACGTGCTGATTCACGGTCTCGTACGCGATGCAAACGGCAATAAAATGTCCAAGTCGCTTGGCAACGGCGTTGATCCGCTCGAAGTCATTGAACAGTACGGCGCAGATGCGATGCGTTATATGCTATCGACAGGCAGCACGCCGGGGCAGGATTTGCGCTTCCGCTTTGAAAAGGTGGAGCAGTCGCGCAACTTTGCCAATAAAATTTGGAATGCTTCGCGCTTTGCGCTGATGAATTTGGAAGGTTTCACCGCAAGCGACATTAATATTACCGGCAAGCTGGGTACGGCGGATCGCTGGATTTTGCACCGTCTGAACGAAACCGTTCGCGAAGTAACCCGCTTGATGGACAACTACGAGTTCGGAGAAACGGGCCGCCAGTTGTACAACTTCATTTGGGATGACCTATGTGACTGGTACATCGAGTTTGCGAAGCTTAACCTTTATGGCAGCGATGAAGAAGCAAAACAAGCGACTAAATCGGTACTTGCTTATGTGCTTGATCGCACGCAGCGCCTTATTCATCCGTTTATGCCATACATCAGTGAGGAAATTTGGCAGCATCTGCCGCATGAAGGCGAGACGATTACACTTGCAGCATGGCCGGAATACGATGCTGCGCTGGAAGCGCCTGAAGCGGTGAAGGAAATGGAGCTGCTGATGGATATTATCCGTTCGGTGCGTAACGTTCGCGCGGAAGTAAACGTGCCGATGAGCAAAAAAATCGAACTGATGATTAAGCCGACGAGCGAAGCCGAGGCGATCATTTTGGCCCGCAATGATGAATTTGTCCGCCGGTTCTGCGGAACCTCGAAGCTGGAGGCAGGTCTTGCGCTAGCAGCTCCGGATAAGGCGATGAGCAGTATTGTTACGGGCGCGGAGCTGTACTTCCCGTTAGCAGGGCTGATTGATATTTCGCAGGAAATTGCCCGCCTTGAAAAAGAGCTTGCGACGCTGAATGGCGAAGTAACCCGCATTGAGAAGAAGCTCGGCAATGAGGGCTTTGTAGCGAAGGCGCCTGCGAAGGTCATCGAAGAGGAACGCTCCAAAATGAAGGATTATGCGGACAAACGCGATAAGGTTCAAGCTAGAATCGCGGATTTACGCGGATAG
- a CDS encoding LysM peptidoglycan-binding domain-containing protein — MTDQTKGLRFDVYERVHLSDEVADIDELEEIELVPRIQVVEQGDHAVLKGQLLLSGVYRSTNEAAPLQALEHFIPVEITMPLNRISRLDDVTVEIDNFDVDLLSSRTLNITGVLSLRGILVEPQQELEEAWREEPFTVVHDRVDTSQASYEEELQRSGGEPFAADEAEVAGQTAYGLQAEPYFAGQEGQVPFREEQGQNQGYNVAQEYNEAQEFIGAQQFAESESEIEAYNANNAYNERAYEVADESEEAEGPGAGVTISPSPRDAGWSAAEWFQGQNHSGAQPNFNANFNPPPAFAQQPAVTGLGHGIAQERQQGASAYQQAEDFGWSPGGQPQQAEETYIPAGAEQSSYDTSPWQDSELERLSEWQEAEEAGAEQQAEPEKQEMRIAFGSKAPEATGAPATGVGLVTLLQTSKREQLARQAEQEAADYALEQTKAQQPAGDEIEWRNLFLKQSDEHEFRKIRVCIVQRDETLDSIAVRYSLNPREILLYNGLNESAVAEGQLLYIP, encoded by the coding sequence GTGACGGATCAAACGAAAGGCTTGCGCTTTGACGTGTATGAACGCGTGCATCTGTCGGATGAAGTTGCCGATATCGATGAACTGGAAGAAATTGAGCTTGTGCCTCGCATTCAGGTTGTTGAGCAGGGGGATCATGCAGTTTTGAAAGGCCAGCTGCTGCTGAGCGGGGTATATCGCAGTACGAACGAAGCCGCTCCGCTTCAGGCATTGGAGCATTTCATTCCCGTCGAAATTACGATGCCGCTGAACCGGATTTCACGGCTGGACGATGTGACGGTGGAAATTGATAATTTTGACGTAGATTTGCTCTCCTCGCGAACGCTTAACATTACCGGTGTGCTGTCGCTGCGCGGCATTCTTGTGGAGCCGCAGCAGGAACTGGAGGAAGCGTGGCGCGAGGAGCCATTCACCGTCGTCCATGATCGCGTAGATACGAGCCAGGCTTCGTACGAAGAGGAGCTTCAGCGTAGCGGGGGCGAACCATTTGCCGCTGACGAGGCAGAGGTGGCTGGCCAGACCGCTTATGGGCTGCAAGCTGAACCCTATTTTGCTGGACAGGAAGGGCAGGTGCCTTTCAGGGAAGAGCAGGGACAGAATCAAGGGTATAATGTGGCACAAGAGTACAATGAGGCTCAAGAGTTTATTGGGGCTCAACAGTTCGCTGAGTCTGAATCCGAGATTGAGGCTTACAATGCTAATAATGCATATAATGAGCGGGCGTATGAAGTGGCTGATGAAAGCGAGGAAGCAGAAGGGCCGGGGGCTGGCGTTACGATCTCGCCTTCGCCGCGTGATGCAGGCTGGTCAGCAGCAGAGTGGTTTCAAGGGCAGAATCATTCCGGGGCACAGCCGAACTTTAACGCTAATTTCAATCCACCGCCTGCTTTTGCACAGCAGCCAGCCGTAACTGGGCTTGGTCATGGCATTGCGCAGGAAAGGCAGCAGGGAGCTTCTGCCTATCAACAGGCGGAGGACTTTGGCTGGAGCCCAGGGGGGCAACCGCAGCAGGCAGAGGAAACGTACATTCCGGCGGGAGCAGAGCAGAGCAGCTACGATACATCCCCGTGGCAGGATAGCGAGCTGGAGCGTTTGAGCGAATGGCAGGAGGCGGAGGAAGCTGGTGCGGAGCAGCAAGCGGAGCCGGAGAAGCAGGAGATGCGCATTGCCTTTGGCAGCAAGGCGCCGGAAGCAACTGGAGCTCCTGCAACAGGCGTCGGGCTTGTGACGCTGCTGCAAACGAGCAAGCGCGAGCAATTGGCGCGGCAGGCTGAGCAGGAGGCGGCGGATTATGCGCTTGAGCAGACGAAGGCTCAGCAGCCGGCAGGCGATGAAATCGAGTGGCGCAATTTATTTTTGAAGCAATCCGATGAGCATGAATTCCGTAAAATCCGGGTATGCATCGTGCAGCGCGACGAGACCCTTGATTCCATTGCAGTGCGCTACAGCTTGAACCCGCGTGAGATTTTGCTGTACAACGGCTTGAATGAGTCGGCGGTAGCGGAAGGGCAGCTGCTTTATATTCCGTAG
- a CDS encoding RluA family pseudouridine synthase gives MPMLHYKRAGEWLELDWQQLSEGSWSAPNYDGQPGERTGTLEAGSHPHQVRQWLLARSLFPEKWINRLFSVGGIRFDGQRLGLLAFPAADPLSDPLYRQARLSKGSPVPTVLFEDDFCLVLYKEAGMPVHGTGANQAGTLDEAAARHMLLQGDPLPVRHIHRLDDDTSGPVLYSKNDFAQWKLDEAMRRKAIDRRYMAFVQGRLRPPAGTVDAPIGKDRHHRSRRRVAQGGDAAVTHYETAEMYAGATLVRLQLETGRTHQIRVHMSHLGHPLLGDSLYGGSVQLLKTQALHGERLIFAHPWTDSPVEVAAPEPDWLTELRAKL, from the coding sequence ATGCCAATGCTTCACTATAAGCGGGCGGGGGAGTGGCTTGAGCTCGATTGGCAGCAGCTGTCAGAAGGCTCATGGTCTGCACCAAATTACGACGGGCAACCTGGAGAACGCACCGGAACATTAGAGGCCGGCAGTCATCCGCATCAAGTGCGGCAGTGGCTGCTGGCCCGTTCTCTTTTTCCAGAAAAATGGATCAATCGGCTGTTCTCCGTCGGCGGCATCCGCTTTGATGGGCAGCGTCTGGGCTTGCTCGCTTTTCCCGCTGCGGACCCCCTTAGCGATCCCTTGTACCGCCAAGCGAGGCTGTCGAAAGGCAGTCCCGTTCCAACCGTTCTTTTCGAGGATGATTTTTGCCTCGTGCTTTATAAGGAGGCAGGCATGCCTGTGCATGGCACAGGCGCCAATCAGGCGGGAACGCTGGATGAAGCGGCGGCTCGTCATATGCTGCTGCAAGGAGATCCGCTGCCTGTCCGCCACATCCACCGTCTCGATGATGATACATCGGGTCCCGTGCTTTATTCCAAAAATGATTTCGCCCAGTGGAAGCTGGACGAAGCGATGCGCCGCAAGGCGATCGACCGCCGCTATATGGCGTTTGTTCAAGGGCGGCTGCGTCCGCCTGCGGGCACCGTTGACGCTCCGATAGGCAAGGACCGCCATCATCGCTCCAGACGGCGTGTGGCCCAGGGCGGCGATGCCGCTGTCACCCATTATGAAACGGCCGAGATGTATGCCGGAGCGACGCTGGTCCGTTTGCAGCTGGAGACGGGACGTACGCATCAAATACGCGTCCATATGAGCCACTTGGGCCATCCCCTGCTTGGCGATTCGCTTTATGGCGGCTCTGTGCAGCTGCTGAAGACGCAGGCGCTGCATGGCGAACGCCTTATTTTTGCCCACCCGTGGACTGATTCGCCTGTGGAAGTTGCGGCGCCAGAGCCCGATTGGCTTACCGAATTGCGAGCTAAATTATAG
- the hemL gene encoding glutamate-1-semialdehyde 2,1-aminomutase, whose translation MSHSSSGRSDIRSREAFARAKQVIPGGVNSPVRAFKSVGLNPVYMERGQGSRVFDIDGNSYIDYVASWGPLIMGHAHPEVVEAIKRTAEKGTSFGAPTELETLMAELVCERVPSVDMVRMVNSGTEATMSALRLARGFTKRSKIVKFEGSYHGHADSLLIKAGSGVATLGLPDSPGVPESIASQTITVPYNDIESIKLVFEKYGEEIACVIVEPIAGNMGVVPPLPGFLQGLRDITEQYGSLLIFDEVMTGFRVHYSSAQGLYGIKPDITCFGKVIGGGLPVGAYGGRRDLMELMAPSGPIYQAGTLSGNPLAMAAGYTTLKLLTPETYELLERQAVRLQRGFEANAQAAGIASTINRVGSMVCPFFTETHVINYDTAKTADLERFKAYFAAMLELGVSVAPSQFEGMFVSAVHSDEDIDATIAANRAALSRL comes from the coding sequence ATGAGTCATTCATCTTCAGGCAGAAGCGATATTCGCTCACGCGAGGCATTTGCGCGGGCCAAGCAAGTGATTCCGGGCGGCGTGAACAGTCCGGTTCGCGCTTTCAAATCCGTAGGATTGAACCCGGTTTATATGGAGCGCGGGCAAGGCAGCCGCGTATTTGATATCGACGGCAACAGCTACATTGATTACGTTGCTTCATGGGGACCGCTCATTATGGGCCATGCGCATCCAGAGGTCGTTGAAGCGATCAAGCGTACCGCGGAAAAAGGCACCAGCTTTGGGGCGCCAACGGAACTAGAGACGCTGATGGCGGAGCTTGTGTGCGAGCGTGTGCCTTCGGTTGATATGGTCCGGATGGTCAACTCCGGTACGGAAGCGACAATGAGCGCCTTGCGTCTCGCTCGCGGGTTTACGAAGCGCAGCAAAATCGTCAAGTTTGAAGGCTCATATCACGGACATGCCGACAGCCTGCTCATTAAAGCGGGTTCCGGTGTGGCGACGCTTGGCTTGCCGGACAGTCCCGGCGTTCCGGAAAGCATTGCCTCCCAGACGATTACGGTGCCTTACAATGATATCGAGTCGATCAAGCTCGTATTTGAAAAGTACGGCGAGGAAATTGCCTGTGTCATCGTCGAGCCGATTGCCGGAAACATGGGCGTTGTCCCGCCGCTTCCGGGCTTTCTGCAAGGACTGCGCGACATTACGGAGCAATACGGCAGCCTGCTTATTTTTGATGAAGTGATGACGGGCTTTCGCGTCCACTACAGCAGTGCGCAAGGACTGTATGGCATTAAGCCGGATATTACTTGCTTCGGCAAGGTGATTGGGGGCGGACTGCCTGTCGGCGCATACGGCGGCAGACGCGATCTGATGGAGCTTATGGCGCCGAGCGGTCCGATTTATCAGGCGGGCACGCTGTCAGGCAACCCGCTGGCGATGGCTGCTGGTTATACGACGCTCAAGCTGCTGACACCAGAAACGTACGAGCTGCTGGAGCGCCAAGCGGTCCGATTGCAGCGCGGCTTTGAAGCGAATGCGCAGGCGGCTGGCATTGCTTCCACGATCAACCGTGTCGGCTCGATGGTTTGCCCGTTTTTCACCGAAACGCATGTCATCAATTACGATACAGCCAAAACAGCGGATTTAGAGCGTTTCAAGGCGTATTTTGCCGCTATGCTGGAGCTTGGCGTGAGCGTCGCTCCATCGCAGTTTGAAGGCATGTTCGTGTCGGCTGTCCATAGCGATGAGGATATCGATGCAACGATTGCTGCAAACAGGGCTGCTTTGAGCAGGTTGTAG
- the hemB gene encoding porphobilinogen synthase: MAFPVVRHRRLRQSAALRSMVRETALSANDFIYPIFVTVGTNVKEEITSMPGVYHFSLDRLEEEIREVVALGIPSVMLFGVPAAKDSEGTSAFAPDGIVQEAIRAVKGWAPELLVIADTCLCQFTDHGHCGLIHVHERTGNAEVDNDASLVQLVRTAVSQAEAGADMIAPSNMMDGFVGAIREGLDEAGFTHIPILSYSVKYASAFYGPFREAAHSTPQFGDRKTYQMDPANAREALREAESDVIEGADMLMVKPALAYMDVIRLLKEHFDLPVAAYNVSGEYAMVKAAAANGWIDERAVVLETLTGMKRAGADILITYHAKDAARWLKGAE; the protein is encoded by the coding sequence ATGGCATTTCCTGTCGTAAGACATCGGAGATTGCGGCAATCCGCCGCTCTTCGCAGTATGGTGAGGGAAACGGCGCTTTCTGCTAATGATTTTATTTATCCGATTTTTGTAACGGTGGGCACGAACGTGAAGGAAGAGATCACATCGATGCCGGGCGTTTATCATTTTTCATTAGACCGCTTGGAAGAGGAGATCAGGGAAGTTGTCGCTCTGGGCATTCCATCCGTCATGCTGTTTGGCGTTCCTGCTGCGAAGGATAGCGAAGGCACTTCCGCATTTGCTCCTGACGGTATTGTGCAAGAGGCTATTCGTGCTGTAAAGGGCTGGGCGCCTGAGCTGCTCGTTATAGCGGATACTTGCCTGTGCCAATTTACAGATCACGGTCATTGCGGCCTTATCCATGTGCATGAGCGTACAGGCAATGCAGAGGTCGATAACGATGCTTCGCTGGTACAGCTCGTTCGTACAGCAGTTTCACAAGCTGAGGCAGGCGCGGATATGATCGCTCCGTCCAACATGATGGACGGCTTCGTTGGCGCAATTCGCGAAGGTTTGGATGAAGCGGGCTTTACACATATTCCGATTTTGTCCTACTCGGTCAAATATGCTTCTGCTTTTTATGGCCCGTTCCGTGAAGCAGCACATTCAACGCCGCAATTCGGCGACCGCAAGACGTATCAGATGGACCCGGCCAATGCGCGCGAAGCGCTGCGGGAAGCAGAGTCTGACGTCATTGAAGGCGCGGACATGCTGATGGTTAAGCCAGCGCTTGCGTATATGGACGTTATTCGCCTGCTGAAGGAGCATTTTGATCTGCCAGTGGCGGCGTACAATGTGAGCGGCGAATATGCAATGGTAAAAGCGGCAGCGGCAAATGGCTGGATTGACGAGCGCGCTGTCGTATTGGAGACGCTGACCGGAATGAAGCGCGCGGGCGCCGACATTTTGATTACGTACCATGCGAAGGATGCTGCACGCTGGTTGAAGGGGGCTGAATAG
- the cobA gene encoding uroporphyrinogen-III C-methyltransferase, producing the protein MGKGIVYLVGAGPGDAKLITLRGLEYLKKSDVVVYDRLASPRLLAHMKPGAEKVYVGKLPDRHTMKQEEINQLLVDLALQGKVVTRLKGGDPTIFGRVGEEAGLLKENGIGFEIVPGITSAIAVPAYAGIPVTHRDFASSLSIITGHESPDKLDRSIYWDKVTNATGTLIFLMGVAKIGYIADQLMKHGKPDTTPVALVRWGTRVEQQTVVGTLATIEQIVREANFQPPAVIVVGDVVLQREQLQWYESKPLFGTRVLVTRARAQASELADLVDELGGEPCEYPVIDIREPEEATAVATLRAALEEAEQYGWLMFTSVNGVDYFYRWLRRFGIDIRRFHKARIAAVGPRTAEALENRGLTTELLPAKFQAEGLLEQLAGHLQAGERVLLPRGDLAREVLPRELAAKGLLPTEIDVYETVLADTQDDQVLEWIDEKQIHMITFTSSSTVTNLLEKLRRSGISNPVQAILDIPAISIGPLTSATMKEAGLRVAAEAEQATIPSLIDAMIKFRSAERG; encoded by the coding sequence ATGGGGAAAGGTATCGTTTATTTGGTTGGCGCGGGTCCGGGTGACGCCAAGCTGATTACGCTGCGCGGCTTGGAATATTTGAAGAAAAGCGATGTTGTCGTCTATGACCGCTTGGCAAGCCCAAGGCTGCTTGCGCATATGAAGCCGGGCGCCGAGAAAGTATACGTAGGCAAGCTTCCCGACCGCCACACGATGAAGCAGGAGGAAATTAACCAGCTGCTTGTGGACCTTGCTTTGCAAGGCAAGGTGGTGACGCGGCTTAAGGGCGGCGATCCGACGATTTTTGGCCGCGTAGGCGAGGAAGCGGGTCTGCTTAAGGAAAACGGCATAGGCTTTGAAATCGTGCCGGGCATTACTTCGGCGATCGCTGTGCCTGCTTATGCCGGCATTCCGGTTACGCATCGTGATTTTGCATCCTCCCTTTCGATCATAACGGGACATGAAAGCCCTGATAAGCTGGATCGCTCGATTTATTGGGACAAGGTAACGAATGCGACAGGAACGCTTATTTTTCTGATGGGCGTAGCCAAGATTGGCTATATTGCCGATCAGCTTATGAAGCATGGCAAGCCTGACACAACGCCAGTTGCGCTGGTGCGCTGGGGAACGAGGGTCGAGCAGCAGACGGTTGTCGGCACGCTTGCTACGATCGAGCAAATTGTGCGCGAGGCGAATTTTCAGCCGCCGGCTGTCATTGTCGTTGGCGATGTCGTGCTGCAGCGCGAGCAATTGCAGTGGTACGAAAGCAAGCCGCTGTTCGGCACGCGCGTGCTGGTGACGAGAGCGAGAGCGCAAGCAAGCGAGCTGGCTGACCTGGTAGATGAGCTGGGCGGCGAACCATGCGAATACCCTGTCATTGATATCCGCGAGCCAGAGGAGGCCACAGCGGTCGCTACGCTGCGGGCTGCGCTGGAGGAAGCGGAGCAATATGGCTGGCTGATGTTCACGAGCGTAAACGGCGTGGACTATTTCTATCGTTGGCTGCGGCGTTTCGGAATCGATATTCGGCGCTTCCATAAGGCTAGAATCGCGGCCGTTGGCCCGAGAACAGCCGAAGCGCTGGAAAATCGCGGGCTGACTACCGAGCTGCTGCCGGCCAAGTTTCAGGCAGAAGGGCTGCTGGAGCAGCTTGCAGGTCACCTGCAAGCTGGCGAGCGGGTACTGCTGCCGCGCGGTGATTTGGCACGCGAGGTGCTGCCGCGCGAATTGGCGGCCAAGGGGCTGCTGCCGACGGAAATCGACGTATACGAGACGGTACTTGCCGATACGCAGGATGATCAGGTGCTGGAATGGATCGACGAGAAGCAGATTCATATGATTACGTTCACCAGCTCCTCTACCGTAACGAACCTGCTGGAGAAGCTGCGCCGCAGCGGCATTAGCAATCCTGTGCAGGCGATATTGGACATTCCGGCGATCAGCATAGGGCCGCTGACGTCAGCTACGATGAAGGAAGCAGGCTTGCGCGTAGCCGCAGAGGCCGAGCAGGCGACAATACCGTCGCTTATCGATGCGATGATTAAGTTCCGCAGCGCAGAACGCGGATAA